In Octopus bimaculoides isolate UCB-OBI-ISO-001 chromosome 5, ASM119413v2, whole genome shotgun sequence, a genomic segment contains:
- the LOC106868397 gene encoding peroxisome proliferator-activated receptor gamma, whose protein sequence is MWRKSLFQLMTSCDEAPYFQRPYKMTESASHCSITEAVLPPCRICGEKASGFHYGVNTCEACKCLSIFFSLFEFLAIKTGRYTLEKRTKDIQEVKRLQKAEISPPLGNSDEDLEELIAIITKAHDIYGQECVFDEEEIKRRQRIYYEEYKLKESVFGELPAISKEEYHSFYHSTGIDLDNRLHLMEVYAKSMEENVRRFVNFSKSIPCFQNLTISDQSSLIKASRFEFWYLGNFNMMNPVLKVAMGQNGACYHFEEISRIWDRDFLEAVFHFSEGLQKLHLDCDEIGLIQAISIMSVDRCTLEEPKKVEEIQLKLVNCLDYFLTQRDPTSKQRLAKIFDRLMSLRTLTEWNVKLIHSMKVEWAVFRENPLLYEIMTI, encoded by the exons AGACCCTACAAAATGACAGAGAGTGCTAGTCATTGTTCAATCACAGAGGCTGTTTTACCTCCATGTCGTATATGTGGGGAAAAAGCTTCAGGATTCCATTATGGTGTTAACACGTGTGAAGCATGTAAG TGTCTTTCAA ttttcttttctctgtttgaaTTTTTAGCTATTAAAACAGGACGTTACACTTTAGAGAAAAGAACTAAGGATATTCAAGAAGTAAAACGTCTGCAGAAAGCTGAAATTTCTCCACCTCTTGGCAACTCAGATGAAGATCTTGAAGAACTCATTGCAATCATTACAAAAGCCCATGACATCTATGGACAGGAATGTGTTTTTgatgaagaggaaataaaaagacGACAGCGAATTTATTAT GAAGAATATAAACTGAAAGAGTCTGTGTTTGGTGAGTTACcagcaatatcaaaagaggaatatCATTCATTCTACCATTCCACAGGCATCGACTTAGATAATCGACTCCATCTAATGGAAGTGTATGCCAAATCAATGGAAGAAAATGTTCGGCGTTTTGTAAATTTTTCTAAATCAATTCCATGTTTCCAGAATTTGACAATAAGTGATCAAAGCAGTCTCATCAAAG caTCTCGATTTGAATTTTGGTATCTAGGCAATTTTAATATGATGAACCCAGTTTTAAAAGTAGCAATGGGACAGAATGGAGCTTGTTATCATTTTGAAGAAATATCACGAATATGGGACCGAGACTTTTTAGAAGCAGTATTTCATTTTAGTGAAGGATTACAGAAATTACATCTGGATTGTGATGAGATTGGTTTGATACAAGCTATCAGTATTATGTCAGTTG atagaTGCACTCTTGAGGAACCAAAGAAAGTTGAAGAAATTCAGCTGAAATTAGTCAATTGTCTCGATTACTTTTTGACTCAAAGAGATCCTACAAGTAAACAACGCCTTGCAAAGATCTTTGATCGTCTTATGTCATTGCGAACTCTTACGGAATGGAATGTTAAGCTCATACATTCAATGAAGGTGGAATGGGCTGTTTTTAGAGAAAATCCGCTTCTTTATGAAATTATGACAATATGA